A region of the Amycolatopsis sp. cg13 genome:
TGCATCGCGGCGACCACGTCGTCCTCGCTCAAGCCGCGGCTGTTGACCGTGTGCGTGGCCCCGAAGTCCTTGGCCCACCGGAGTTTCCGGTCGTCGGTGTCGATCGCGACGATCGTGGTGGCCCCGGCCAGCTGCGCGCCCGCGATGGCCGCGTCGCCGACGCCGCCGCAGCCGATCACCGCGACCGAATCGCCGCGCCCGACCGCGCCGGTGTTGATCGCCGCGCCGAGCCCGGCCATCACGCCACAGCCCAGCAACCCGGCGACGGCGGGTTCCGCGCGCTCGTCGACCTTGGTGCACTGTCCACTGTGGACGAGCGTCTTCTCCAGGAAAGCCCCGACGCCCAGCGCGGGCGACAACTTCGTGCCGTCGGTGAGCGTCATCGGCTGCTCGGCGTTGAAAGTCGAGAAGCAGTACCAGGGCTTGCCGCGCTTGCACGCCCGGCAGGTGCCGCAGACCGCGCGCCAGTTGAGGATCACGTAGTCGCCGGGCGCGAGATCGGTGACGCCCGCGCCGACCTTGTCCACCCGACCCGCGGCTTCGTGCCCGAGCAGGAACGGGAACTCGTTGTTGATCCCGCCCTCGCGATAGTGCAGGTCGGTGTGGCAGACCCCGCAAGCCTGCACCGACACGACGGCCTCGCCCGGTCCGGGATCCGGCACCACCACCGTCTCGAGCGTGACCGGCTCACCCTTGGCCCGTGACACGACTCCCTGGACCTCGTACGGCATATGCACAACCCTTCGACGGCGTTCAGGGGCAGCTAATCACGGATCATGCGCATGTGGCCATAGCCCGGTCTCGTGAGTGTTTATCGCGGTTAGAACCGGGATTGCCGCGCACGAGCCACCTACTCACCAGTCACCCCGTCGACCAACTCACGCACCACATCCAGCTGCCCCACATGCCGCGCGTACTCCTGAAGCAGGTGAAACAGGATCCAGCTCAACGCGGGAGGCCGCTCCGGAGAATCGAAGCGGCCGCCGCCGCTTGCGATGTCCTGCAGCTGAGCGCCAGCCACGATCTCGCGGGAGGCCGCGCATTCGGCTTGGAAGAGCGCCCGGATCTCATCCGCCGATTCCTCCGCCCCCACGGACCACTTCCCGGTCTCGGGGTCGTTCTCGCCCCAGACCGGATCCATGTCCTCGCCAAGGAATCCCCAGCGCAGCCACCGCCGTTCCACGAACGCGAGGTGCTTGAGCAGCTCGAGCGGGGTCCAGCCCGACGGGAGCCTGCTGGTGCGCAGCTCGGCCTCGGCCAAGCCGTCCAGCTTGCGCAGCAGCGTGTCGCGGTAGTAGTCGAGGTAAGCGAGCAGCAGCTCGCGGGGATCCGACAGGCTGTCCGGAGGCTCGGTCACGAACGGCACTGTAGTGCCGTGGCGGCAGGGCGAACCAGCCAATAATTACGGCGTGATCAGGTAAACGACCCCGCCCGGCCCGCCGGCCACCGCGCCGCTCTCGGTGTGCCGCTTCGTGCGCTGCCAGATCTTCTCGAACTGGTCCCGCTTGTACACCGTGCGCACGCGGCCGTCGGAGCTGGACGCCGGGTCATTCGCGATCACATCGCCCGCCTGGGTGAAACCGACGACGACCATCAGGTGCCCGGCCGTGCCGTAGCCCGCGCCGTCGAGTTCGCTGGCCAGGAACGACTGCGAGGTGATCACCGGGATGCCGCGCGCGATGTAGCCCTCGAGTTCGTTGAGGTCGTGCAGCCGCGTGATGTGCCCGCGCAACCCGAGCGAAGCGGCGTACGCGGTGTTGAACGGCCAGTTGCCGGTGCCGTCGTAGGCGTAGTCGAAGGTGTTGCGTGCGGCGTAGACGACCGAACGGTCCTGGTAGTCCGCCGGGATCCAGTCCATCTGCTGCGCGGACGGCTTGCGGCCCCAGTATTCGGCGACCATCTCGGTCGACGTCGGGCTGCACCAGGCTTCGCCGCCACCGCCGTACTGCGGGAACTGTCCTTTGTGGATGTTCTGGGCGAACGGCGGCACCTTCAGCTCGATCCCGCGCGCCCGGCCGGGTTTGGTGGCCTGGACGTCGAACCGGTCCGGCACGTTCGAGGTCATCGCGCCGAGCGAGGACAGCGTCGGCGTAGTCGGCGAACCCTGCTCGCGGTACAGCGTCACGCGCAGCTGGTACGAGCGCAGCGTGACGCCCGCCTTCGTGGCGAGCGTGTCGACGTCGACCGAGGCGTTGGCGTCGCTCTGCCCGTCCACGCTGGTGCGGTGGATGTCGGCGTCCCCGCTGGCCCAGCGGCCCATGGTGTACCAAGTGGTTTCGGCTCCAGCCGAAGTCCGGCCGCGCGCCTGCACCTCCAGCCACGTCTTCGCCGGGGTGCGCGCGTTCCACGACGCGATCAGCTGCGTCGCGTCGAAGCCCTGCCGGTACTTCGGCGACGTCCAGGTGCCGTAGTCGTAGGTGCGCGTGGTGCCGAGCCCCGGTTCGGTGTGCGCGACGCTGCCCGCCGGATGCGTGATCCGCAGGCCGCCGTAGCCGAAGCCGAGCCCGTCGAGCCGGCCCGCGAAGAACGAGCCGGACGACCATTCGTGGTAGTCGATGGCCTCGTCGTTCCGCGCGTGCTGCGGTTCAGCAGCGGCCTGTGTCGCGCCAGCCGTGAGCATGACGATGGACAGTAACGTGCACAATCCGCGAACCCGCATTCCGGCTCCGTCCCCAGACCCCAGTGGTAGCCAAAGATTTTCGCCTTCCGGAGCGGGTAAGTAAAGAGCCGCCGCTACAACACTGCTTGCGTCTGGGTGATTTTCGCGGCCAGCTTGCCGTCGTCGTCATGGATTTCGGTCTCGACGACCACGACCCGTCGCCCGGCGTGCAGTGGTCTGGACGACGCGGTGGCGTACCCCGAACGGACGCCGCGCAGGAAGTTGGTCTTCGACTCCAGCGTCATCGTGCCCTGCGCGCCCTCGGGAAGATTGAGGAACGCGCAGACGGCTCCGGTCGAATCGGCCAGTGCCATCAGCGCGCCGCCGTGCAGCACGCCGCCGAGCGTGCACAGCGATTCGTCCCACGCGATCCGGCTGCGGACCAGGTCCGGGCCGTGCTCCAGCACCTCGATGCCGAGCCGTTCGCTGAACGGCATCGTCTTGTGGAATAGCTGCGTGCCTTCGACGTCGGTCATGCCGAGCAGTCAACCGCAGCCGGATGCATGGCGTCGATTACCTCGCGGGTAATCAGCTGAGCGGGTTAGTGAGCAGCAGCTCGGTGTTGCGATCGCCCGCCTCGCCGACGTGGCTGAGGTTCGCGTGGATGTCGTTGTAGGAGAACTCGCGGTACATCGAGGCGAGCGCGTCGGGCGTGCGGGCGGAGTAATCCACGGCGTACGGGGCGTCGGCCTCGATGAGCGTGGTGAACACCGACAGCGTGCCGTCGTGGTTGTCCGCCAGTTCGATCACGCGGGCGTGCTGCGGGAAGTCGATGTGGCTGGCGGTGTTGATCTCCCAGAAGCTCTGCGCCGGGGTTTTGCCGACGTGCGGGGTGATCTTGTTGAGGTGCGTGTGCCCGTTGACCCACGCCACGACGTTCGGGAAGCGCTGCAGCAGCGCGACGAACGTGTCGCCGTTGAGCCGTGGGTCCAGCAGGTGGCGCGCGTCGGGCAGGAGATTGCCCATGGTGCCGCTGGTGTGGTGGCTGAAGAGGACGAACAGCTCGTCGGTGACGGAGTGCGTGACCTTGCGGCCGAAGAAGTCGTAGTACGTCGAGCTGTTGCGCTTGAGCGTCGACTCCACCCAGTTGAATTGCGCGAGCCCGATCGACCCGTCCGCAAACCCGCCCTGGGTAGTGGTGTCGAGGCTGATGCCGGTGACGCCGGGCGCGATCCGGAACGTGTAGTAGACGTTGCGCCCGTCGGAGTTGGCGTCGGTGAAGCCATGTCCGACCGGCCCCGGCCCGGTGTTCTTCGCGGCGAGATGTGCCTTGACGAACTCCGAAGTGCTGAACGGCCGCCGCCGCGGATCCGGCGTGACCTCGCGAACGGTGCCGCCGCCGAACAGTTCGCCAAGCGGCACACTCTGGCCCTGTTGGATGGCGGTGCCGAGCTTGCGCGCGCTGCTCTCGTCCTTGCCGATGACCTTGTATTTGCCGGTGTACCAGGCCTCGATGCCCGGAATGCCCTCCGGCAGCGTGCCGACGACGCTGTCGTCGTGATTGCCGAACGTGCAGTACCACGGCAGGTTCAACCCAGGCGCGGTGAACGACGAGATCCCGGCCTCGAGCAGTCCGGGGATCTGCGGAAAGCCCTTCTTGGTGTAGTCGTCGGCGAGCCGGGTGCCGGGGTTCCAGAACTCCGGGTTGCCGGAGGCCTGAACACCCTCGTAGCGATTCGGGTCGCCGGAGTTGGGCGTGATCGCGCCGCCGTTGAGCGTTGTGAGGAACCAGTCGAGTTCGAGCAGTTCGTGGTTGTCGGTGTTGTCGCCGGTGGTCATGACGAAGTCGAACTGCCGCCCGGTGAACGGCCCCGCGCGCAGGCTGTTGACCCGCTTGACGAGCGCGCTGGTCGCGACCGTGCCCAGCGTTTCCTGCGGCCGATGCGCGGATCCGATGAACGGATGCAGATACTCGAACCGGGCAGGCGATTCGGTGTCGGTGATGTGCAGGTCGGTGAACTGCACGAACGCCCCGAGCGCGGTCCGCCGGTCGTCGCGCCCGGCCTTGGCCTCGACGAGATCCGCCCGCACCGCGACCGGCCAGCCGGGTCCGGCGGAAAGCCGCGAGTACCCAGTCGGCGCACCGGAAGCAGCCTGTTCCAGTGTCGTGCCGCCGGTCCGGACAGCCCGCTGGCTGGTCCGCCGCAACGCCCGGTCCAGTGCGTTGGCCGTCGGAGTGCAGAGCAGCAATCCCACGCCCGCCGCACCCGCGGTGGTGAACGCCCGCCTGGTCAGTTCCGCCATGTTCCCGCTCCCCGCCTCTCGCCCGTGCTGCAGCACGCTCCCGGATGTCCATGACCGGCCGGTGAACGAGACCAGAGCAGAATGCGAAGGTCTCTCACATTTGCCGTGACAATGCGGGTGACTTTGTCACATGAGGGAGAGGGGTGCTACCGCCGAACGGAGGGGGTGACTTCGCGGGCCAGCGCGATCCGGGCCGGAGCACGCTGGCCCGCCGCGGGCTCGCGAAAGCTGGTCAGTCGATGCCTTCGACGATGCGGAAGTCGCGCTCGACGCCGTCGGAGAGGACGGCCAGCGCTTCCTGGTAAGCCTCGCTCTCGTAGGCGGCGACGGCTTGTTCGAAGCTGTCGAACTCGATCAGAACGGCGCGTTCGGCGATTCCGGACTCGCGGGTGGCTACCCGGCCGTCACGAGACAGGAGCCGCCCGCCCCCGGCTCGCACGGCCGGACCGGCCAGCTTGTTGTAGGCGGCCAGCTTCTCGGGGTCGGAAATGACGCGGTAGATGCTGGCCCAGTAGCCCTTGGCCATGGAAACCTCCGGATGCATAGATCATTTATATAAATACTCTATGCTTCACGGATGAGCCGTCAAGACGACGACACTCGGGGCGCTTCCGCGGCGATCGGGTCGGTCCTCTACGGGCTGGCCACCAGGGCCGCGAGACGGCTGCCGCGCGGAATCAGCATGACCTCCGCCGCCACCCTGGCGACCCTGCACCGGTGCGGCCCGCGCCGCATTACCGAACTGGCCGCGATCGAGGGCGTCACCCAGCCCGCGATGACCGCCCTGGTCCGGTCGATGGAGGAATCCGGCCTGGTCGAGCGGAAGGGCGACGCGGCCGACAAGCGGGTCACGCTGGTGTGGCTCACCGAAGCCGGCGCGTCGTACGTGAAGAAGCGGCACCAGGCGGGCATCGACGCGTTCGCGCGGCTGATCGGCGAACTCGCCGCCGACGAGGTCGGGGCTCTCGTGGCGGCGCTTCCGGCGTTGACGCACCTGGCGGAGCTCGAATGCCAGGACCGCGAAGGGCCTCAGCAGTAGAACGCGCAGGTAGCCCCCACCGCGGACAGCGACACGAAGAACCAGATCAAGAAAATCACCGCCGGGATCGCGGCCAGGATCCCGCACACCAGTCCGGCGATGCCCATGCCCTGCCCGGTCCACCCGGGCTTGCCCGCCTGCACCATGCCCGCCCAGGAGAGGCCGATCGCCGTGATCGCCGCGACCACGTCGAAGAACGGAACCCAGAAGAAGATCAACGCCACGATCCCGACGACCATCCCGGCCACCGCGAGCCCGCTGGTCTTCAACGGCACGCCACCCGGATACGGAGCCCCATACGGCGCCCCGTACATCGGTGCCCCATAAGGCACCGGCGGCTGGCCGTATCCCGGCGCGGGCGTCGGCCCGGACGGATACCCGGGTGCCGGGACGGGCCCGGACGGATGGCCCTGCGCCGGGTCTTGGCCGGGGTAGGGCTGCTGCTGATAAGGGTCCGTCATGGGTGCACTCCTGCTACGACTGTGGCGACGGTGAGTCGTCGGCGGCTAACGGCGAAACGTTACGCGCGGTTGCCGGTCGATGTGACGGTTTTCAGCCTTTCAACCCGGATTCGGTGACCCCGCGTACCAGATACCGCTGGAGAAACGCGAAGAGCAGCACGATCGGCACGATCGACAGCACCGCGGCCAGGAACAGCAGGTTCAGCTGCGGGTTCTGCGCGGTGAGCAGCCCGGAGAGCGCGACCTGCACCGTCCACGAGTCCGGCGACTGCGCGATGATCAGCGGCCACAGGAACGCGTTCCAGCTGCCGATCACGGTGATCACCGCGATCGCGGCGAAAAACCCGCGCGAGTTGGGCACCACGATCTTGCGGAAGACGCCCCAGCGGGACAGGCCGTCGACGCGGCCGGCGTCTTCCAGCTCCTTCGGGAAGTCGAGGAAGTACTGCCGGAACAGGAAAACGCTGAACGCGCTGAACAGGCCCGGGATCACCAGCCCGCGGAAATCCGAGAGCCAGCCGAGCGTCGACACCACCACGAAACTCGGCACGAACGTCACGGACGTCGGGATCATCAGCGTCGCCAGCACCGCGTAGAAAACCGGCTTCGAGTAGCGGTACGGCACCCGCGCCAGCCCGTAGCCGGCGAGCGAGCACACCACCAGCAGGCCGACGGTTTGCAGGACCGCGACGACGACCGAGTTCAGGATGCTGCGCGCGAACGGCACGTCCTGCTGGTCGAACAGCTTGGTGAAATTCTCCCAGTGGATCTGCTTCGGCCACAGCGTCCAGCCCGGCGCGGTGAGCTCCGCGCGCGAGGCGAGACCGTTGCGCAGCAACAGATAGAACGGCAGCAGGAACAGGATCGCGGACACGCCGAGCGCCGTCCAGCGAAGCACCGCGCGGATCATGACGCGCTCCGATCGAACCGGAAAAGCTTGCCCTGCAGCAGAGTGACCACGGCGATCAGCAGCGCCAGGATGATCGCGCCCGCGCTGCCGCGGCCCAGATCCTGGCCGCCGGAGCCGAGGGAGGTGTAGTAGAGGTACACCAGCGGCGGCCGCGCGAACGGCGGATAACCCCGGGAATCGCCCATGATGTTGTAGAACTCGTCGAACGCCTGATACGCGTTGATCAGGTTCAGCAGCAGGACGGCCACCGACGTCGCGCGCAGTTGCGGCAGCGTGATGTGCCGGAACACCTGCCAGCCTGGTTTCGCGCCGTCGAGCCACGCCGCCTCGTACAGATGCTGCGGAATCCGTTGCAGCGCAGCGAGGAACAGGATCATGTAGAAGCCGAGCTGCAGCCACAGCCGGGCGGTCACCAGCACGATCCAGTACAGCGGCGGGTGCACGGTGCCGGTCCACGCCACCGGGTCGATGCCGAAGACGCCGAGCACGGTGTTCGCGAGGCCGTAGCGGACGCCGGAGAACAGCGACGTCTTCCAGATCAGCGACGCCACCACGTACGAACACGCGAACGGCAGGAAGAACACCGAACGGAAGAACGCCTTCGCGAACCGCAGCTGGTTCACGCCGACCGCCAACGCCAGCGACAGCACGAACGTCAGCGGAACGATGAACACGGCGAACACGCTGAACGTGCCGAGGCTCGCGACGAACGGGCCGTCGGAGAGCATGTGCGCGTAGTTGTCCAGGCCGACGAAGACGCTCGGGGTGACCGTGTTGCGCGCGTCGAAGAACGACAGGTACAGGCTCCACCCGATCGGCACGTAGGCGAAGATCGCCAGTCCGAGCAGGAACGGGCCGACAAACCCCCAGAACGCCAGCGTATCCCGGGTTTTCCGGGACAGCTTCATCCGAAAAGGCGTTTCAGCTCGGACTGCGCGACGGTGACCGCGGCCTTCGTCTGCGCCACCGGGTCCGCGCCCTCCTTGGCGATCTTCGCGACCGCGTCCGACAGCGCGGTGTTCGAGGTCTGTGTCCACACTGGACCGCCGATGAGGTGGCTGTTCTCCTTGACGAACTTCACCACGTCCGCGGCCGGACCGGTTTGCAGCGTCTGCGCTTTGTCGATCAGGCTCTGCCGGGCGGGCACGTGGAAGCCGTACCGGGTGGCGAATTCGAGCTGGCTGTCGGTCTGGTCGATCCACAGCCACTTCACGAACGCCTTGGCCTCGTTGACGTGCGCGCTCTTCGCGTTGACCATCGCGCCGTACGCGCCCACCGGAACCGACGGCTTGCCGCTGTCGTCCAGCTTCGGGAACGGCAGGACGCCGAAGTCGTCGTTGAGCGCGTCGCGGACCTTCGGGACGTTCCACAGCCCGGTCCACTGCATCGCGCAGAGCCCGTCGACGAACGCTCCCGGATCCGACCAGTCGGCGGGCGCGCCGAGCAGCAGGGAACCGTTGGTGTTCAGCGTGTGCAGCTTGCTGAAGGCGGCGGCCGAGCGCGGATCGTCGAAGCCGACCTCGCGGTTGTTGTTCTTCAGGTAGTCGAGCCCGGCCGACCACAGCAGCGGCCCGGTGAGCGTGCCGACGCCGCCGTCATTGCCCGCGAACAGGCCCTTCACGCCGTCCTTCGACAGCTTGCTCGCGGCGTCGATCAGCTCGTCGACGGTCTGCGGCGGCTGCACGCCCGCGGCCTGCAGCATGCTCTTGCGGTAGAAGAGCACCTGTGTGTCGGTGGCCTGCGGAATGCCGTAGACCTTGCCCTCCACGGTCTGCGCGGCGAGCACGGCGGGACTGAAGTCGTTCTTGACCGGCCCGATGATGTCGTCCAGCGACACCACCTGGTTCTGCCGGACCCAGTCGATCTTCACCTGCGCCTCGAAGACGTCCGGCACTGGACTGTTCTGCAGCGCGGTGACGATCTTCGAGTCGTAGTCGCCCGGGTTCCACACGACGTTGACCTTCGCGCCCGGGTAGCTGGCCGCGTAGTTCTTGACGGCTTCCTGCACGCCGTCCTCGCCATAGGCGTGGTACCACTGCTGCAGCGTGACCTTCGGGGCCTGCGACGTGGTCGGCGCACCCGCCGACATCGCCGTGGACGGCGGCGGATCCCCCGGCCGCCCGGTATTCGACCCGCACGCCGCCGCGACCGCTCCCACCGCCGCCGTTCCCGCCAACGACAGGAACGCCCTCCTGCTTCGCTGCTGCATCCCCAGTTCTCCTCCGACGTGCTGGGAAGGACTCCTTGCGTGCAACAGATTCCCGCACGAAGTCCTTCCCAGGCCGACAACTCGCCGGAGATTTACCGCTCAGAGGTGTGAGATGTCGAGCTTTCCCTCGGAGTAGGACGCGCGCAGCCGCTTCTTGTCGAACTTGCCGACGCTCGTCTTGGGCACCTCCTCCACGAAGGTCCAGTTCTCCGGCAGCTGCCACTTCGCGACCTTGTCCGACAGGTATTCGCGCAGTTCTTCGGCGGTGGCCTGCTGGCCTTCCTTCACCACGACGGCGACCAGCGGGCGTTCGTCCCACTTCTCGTCCGGGATGCCGACGACTGCCGCCTCGGCTACCGCCGGATGGCCCATCACCGCGTTCTCCAGGTCCACCGACGAGATCCACTCGCCGCCGGACTTGATCACGTCCTTCGCGCGGTCGGTCAGGGTCAGGAAGCCGTCCGGGCTGATCTTGCCGACGTCGCCGGTGCGCAGCCAGCCGTCGTGGAACTTCTCCGGATCGATGTCGCTTCCGCCGTGGTAGGCGCCCGCGATCCACGGACCCGAGACCTCCAGTTCGCCGACCGCCTCGTTGTCCCACGGCAGTTCCTCGCCGTCGTCGCCGATCAGCCGGGCCGCCACGGACGCCGGGAACCGGCCCTGGGTGTAGCGGTAGGCCCAGCGCTCCTCGCCGGTCGCGCTGGCGGGCGGACGCGCGACGCTGCCCAGCGGCGACGTCTCGGTCATGCCCCACGCGTGCAGGATCGGCACGTCGTAGCGCTCCTCGAAGGCGTGCATGAGCGACGGCGGCGCGGCCGATCCGCCGACGACCACCTCGCGCACGTGGCTGATGTCCTGCGGGTTCGCGTCCAGGTGCGCGAGCAGGCCCTGCCAGATCGTCGGCACCGCGGCGGCGAAGGTGGGCTTCTCCGCGGCCAGCAGCGCCGCGATCGGGGCCGGCTGCAGGAACCGGTCCGGCATCAGCAGCGAGGCGCCGACCATCATCGCCGCGTACGGCAGGCCCCACGACATCGCGTGGAACATCGGCACGATCGCCAGCGCGAGGTCTTCCTGGGCAAGCCGCATGCTGTCGGTCATGCAGACCTGCATCGAGTGCAGCCAGATCGACCGGTGCGAGTAGACGACGCCCTTCGGGTCGCCGGTGGTGCCGGACGTGTAACACATCGCGGCCGCGGCCCGCTCGTCGATCTCCGGCCAGTCGAACTCGTCGGACTGCCCGGCCAGCAGCTCGTCGTAGGAGTGCACGGTGACGCCCTCGGGCGCGGTGAGCGCGGACGCGTCGCCGTTGGCCACGATCACGTGCTTGACCGTCTTCATCCCCGGCAGGTTGCTCGCCAGCAGCGGGACGAGCGTGCCGTCGACGATGACGACGTGGTCCTCGGCGTGGTTCGCGACGAAAACCAGCTGTTCGGGGAACAGCCGGATGTTCAGCGTGTGCAGCACCGCGCCCATGGCGGGCACTGCCAGGTAGGCGGCGAGGTGCTCGGCGTTGTTCCACATGAACGTGCCGACCCGCTGGTCGCCGGTGACGCCGAGACCGCGCAGCGCGTTCGCCAGCCGGGCGGCGTGCTTGCCGAGCTCCGCGTACGTCTCCCGGCGGGCTTCTGAACCGGTCCAGGTGACGACTTCGCTCTTCGCGTGCACCTTCGTGCCGTGGCGCAGCAGCTTCGCGAGCGACAGCTGTCCGTCCTGCATCGTGCTCAACATGGGTGACTCCCGTGGTGCTGGTTCGCCGGTGAACTGGGGGTGCGCCCGACTCTAATGCGCATCCGCCGGATCAGGCACGAACAAGTTCGGTAACGGCTTGTCGGGCCGCTCCCGCCATCGGGTGGCGGCCCCGGCCGTTCATGATCCACTTCTGTCGCGCTTTCTGTTGCGGGACAAGAAAATGCGTTGTGTTAACTGCGGCGAAATACACTCCCGTTCGGGTGAGGTAATGGGGGTGGAAATGAGCCCTTCGGGGCCGTTTTCACAGGTCGCGAGGGGTCCCCTCGCGCAGGTCCGCCGTGCCCGTCGACGGGTGATAAGTGCGTGTCGGTTGCGCGTACTGCGGGCACGTGGCGTTTACTGGGGCCGTGGTAAGTGACGGCTGGCCAGCGCTTGCAGCTGCAAGCATCGGCTGAGACCGTCGGCCGCGAAAGCGGAGACCTGAGAG
Encoded here:
- a CDS encoding long-chain fatty acid--CoA ligase; translated protein: MLSTMQDGQLSLAKLLRHGTKVHAKSEVVTWTGSEARRETYAELGKHAARLANALRGLGVTGDQRVGTFMWNNAEHLAAYLAVPAMGAVLHTLNIRLFPEQLVFVANHAEDHVVIVDGTLVPLLASNLPGMKTVKHVIVANGDASALTAPEGVTVHSYDELLAGQSDEFDWPEIDERAAAAMCYTSGTTGDPKGVVYSHRSIWLHSMQVCMTDSMRLAQEDLALAIVPMFHAMSWGLPYAAMMVGASLLMPDRFLQPAPIAALLAAEKPTFAAAVPTIWQGLLAHLDANPQDISHVREVVVGGSAAPPSLMHAFEERYDVPILHAWGMTETSPLGSVARPPASATGEERWAYRYTQGRFPASVAARLIGDDGEELPWDNEAVGELEVSGPWIAGAYHGGSDIDPEKFHDGWLRTGDVGKISPDGFLTLTDRAKDVIKSGGEWISSVDLENAVMGHPAVAEAAVVGIPDEKWDERPLVAVVVKEGQQATAEELREYLSDKVAKWQLPENWTFVEEVPKTSVGKFDKKRLRASYSEGKLDISHL